The following coding sequences lie in one Zingiber officinale cultivar Zhangliang chromosome 2B, Zo_v1.1, whole genome shotgun sequence genomic window:
- the LOC122046240 gene encoding probable magnesium transporter NIPA9, with product MWESICLTLMAAAGNNIGKVLQKKGTVILPPLSFKLKVIRAYILNRLWVIGFLMDISGAILMLRALSQAPVSIIQPVSGCGLAILCVFSHFYLKEVMNALDWIAITLAGAGTIGVGFGGEEQRIATVSLSHLPLLGFSVALLFALLNTWLHIYKSRRQEQELMHSEVTEEIIFGLESGILFGMASVISKMGFVLTEQGFSKFMLPMCISISFCCSAIGFVYQTRGLKHGRAIVVSTCAAVAAIVTGVLAGTIALGEHIPSSPVARMSLLFGWLFIMLGVILLVSSSRLIALLPRHLQRHLKRNLERNHSLRRSASIRAKDPTSPSAVIHAST from the exons ATGTGGGAATCCATATGTTTGACGCTCATGGCGGCGGCGGGGAACAACATCGGCAAGGTTCTACAGAAGAAGGGCACCGTCATCCTCCCTCCACTCTCCTTCAAGCTCAAG GTGATCAGAGCATATATTTTGAACAGATTGTGGGTAATAGGATTTCTCATGGATATATCTGGGGCCATCTTGATGTTGAGGGCTTTGTCTCAAGCTCCG GTTTCTATAATACAACCTGTCTCTGGTTGTGGTCTTGCTATATTGTGTGTCTTTTCTCATTTTTATCTCAAGGAAGTCATGAATGCTCTTGATTGGATAGCGATAACTTTGGCTGGTGCTGGCACAATAG GAGTTGGCTTTGGAGGAGAGGAGCAACGTATTGCCACAGTCTCTCTTTCTCATTTACCCCTACTTGGTTTCTCAGTTGCCTTGTTGTTT GCACTTCTGAATACATGGCTTCACATCTACAAAAGTCGAAGGCAAGAGCAGGAACTG ATGCATTCTGAAGTAACTGAAGAAATTATATTTGGTTTGGAGTCGGGCATTCTATTTGG AATGGCGTCTGTCATATCAAAGATGGGTTTTGTACTTACAGAACAGGGTTTCTCAAAGTTCATGCTACCTATGTGCATCTCCATTAGCTTCTGCTGCAGTGCAATTGGTTTTGTTTACCAG ACCCGAGGTCTGAAGCATGGAAGGGCTATTGTGGTATCCACATGTGCGGCTGTAGCAGCCATTGTTACTGGTGTTCTGGCTGGTACGATTGCTCTGGGTGAACATATACCTTCTTCTCCAGTTGCTCGGATGTCTCTCTTGTTTGGATG GTTATTTATCATGCTTGGTGTCATTTTGCTTGTGAGTTCATCTCGGTTGATTGCACTTCTACCTAGGCATTTGCAGCGCCATCTCAAAAGAAACCTCGAGAGGAATCATAGTCTTAGGCGGTCTGCCTCAATCCGTGCTAAGGATCCCACGAGCCCAAGTGCAGTTATTCATGCATCAACTTAG